The following coding sequences are from one Bufo bufo chromosome 2, aBufBuf1.1, whole genome shotgun sequence window:
- the FAM222A gene encoding protein FAM222A: MLACLQRTQNPPVKHLVCSNKGLEPRKCETANPVQTARYPSPAELDAYAQKVANNPLTIKIFPTNIRVPQHKHLNRTVNGYDTTGQRYSPYPIHTSGYQGLLAIVKSSSKSVVKNVEGKRTKISSAQVGVAPYPMSSTLTQGQPCNGQLSYITNQKQIDAPVPPNVTVATSVIPLTGRNLALQQSNLPSIQSIIYQINQQCQAQASYQACQGLVVTNSSPAKQGMTSGFTAMTGGTVAYTGTVLQDCRSGTELALGSAPVVAKAGSYQDGMDYLIWQQKQQQHLRIYSSGSGGGGAVSKSPEVCPGVSRPYTLASAVEKVSSSPLNCVGMHGNFSVGQYFAPPWNSILVTPNSDCYNPQELANGHKDLGVHPSDGLTSIPSKTLCNTSILSSSLQSLEYLINDIHPPCIKEQMLGKGYETVSVPRLLDHQHAHIRLPIYR; this comes from the coding sequence GTGAAACTGCTAATCCAGTACAGACCGCAAGATACCCAAGCCCTGCCGAACTAGATGCCTACGCACAAAAAGTAGCTAACAACCCACTGACTATCAAGATTTTTCCCACCAACATCAGGGTTCCTCAGCACAAGCACCTAAATAGGACTGTAAATGGCTATGACACTACAGGCCAACGTTATAGCCCTTACCCAATACACACAAGTGGCTACCAAGGTCTTCTTGCTATTGTGAAATCTTCTAGTAAGAGTGTAGTAAAGAATGTAGAGGGAAAACGGACTAAAATTTCTTCTGCACAGGTTGGTGTTGCTCCCTACCCCATGTCAAGCACTTTAACACAAGGCCAACCTTGCAATGGACAATTGAGTTATATTACAAATCAGAAACAGATCGATGCCCCAGTGCCACCCAATGTGACAGTGGCAACTTCAGTCATTCCTTTAACAGGTAGAAATTTAGCACTCCAGCAGTCCAACCTACCCTCTATTCAAAGCATCATTTACCAGATCAACCAACAGTGCCAGGCTCAGGCTTCTTACCAAGCTTGTCAAGGTTTGGTAGTTACTAACTCCAGCCCAGCTAAGCAGGGAATGACCAGTGGTTTTACAGCTATGACCGGTGGCACTGTGGCTTATACAGGCACTGTCCTACAAGACTGTAGGTCTGGCACAGAGTTGGCACTGGGATCTGCTCCAGTGGTAGCCAAAGCTGGATCCTATCAGGATGGCATGGACTATCTTATTTGGCAACaaaaacagcagcagcatctcCGGATTTACAGcagtggcagtggaggaggaggagcagtcaGCAAGTCACCTGAAGTCTGCCCAGGAGTGTCTCGCCCTTATACTCTTGCTAGTGCCGTTGAGAAAGTCAGCTCCTCCCCACTGAACTGTGTTGGCATGCATGGCAATTTCTCTGTTGGTCAATACTTTGCCCCTCCTTGGAACAGTATCTTGGTCACACCCAACAGTGACTGTTACAATCCACAGGAACTTGCCAACGGTCACAAGGATTTGGGGGTGCATCCATCAGATGGACTAACCAGCATCCCCAGCAAGACCCTTTGCAATACCTCTATTCTTAGCAGTAGCCTTCAGTCTTTGGAGTATCTCATCAATGACATTCACCCACCCTGTATTAAGGAGCAGATGCTTGGCAAAGGTTATGAAACAGTGTCTGTGCCAAGGCTTCTTGATCATCAGCATGCCCACATCCGCCTGCCCATTTACAGATAA